ATTCCTGGCCCACCCATCAGTGGCACCAGTAgtggctcctcctccccatctgggTACAGTCTGCACTCGGATGCCAAAATGGTAAGAGATGcttgcatgtacacacatgcacattaacACACTGTACTGGcaatctttctcttcctttcttctcacacacacagtcatccacccctacacacacacacacacacacacagagttaagGGGAAGATGTCCCATAGCACAGGCTGCCATCAGAATACTGAGGTGTCCAGTAGGCAGGTGGTTGACTGGAGTCTGggggtctgtctgtccctgtagcGACTGAAGGCAGTGCTGACCCAGCAGAACGGGGCTGGTGGGGGGACTGGGTCCAGCCCTGCTGTTCCTCAGAGACACGAACACAGCCAGCAGCCCACTCAGCACTCTGATGCACCCTCACCTGCCCAGCCTCAGGTAACACATATGCCTAAAGAGGTCAAACTCAGGGTCAGCAAGCAGTAAGGCTAGAAAGACGCTTGATAAATCTGATCCTCAAtatacctccatccctctgtgccACCACACTCTTTTTCGAATGCTCTTCTTAAACAACGATAAGAGCACCGTCTTTCTTATCCGTTTGTTGatgacacacaaagacatggcTTCAGAGCAGTACGAGTAtaacttctccctcccccctcccaccaggtGTCTCCTGCTCAGCCAACGGGAGGCCGGCggcggaggggggcagagacggATCCTGATGAGAGGAGGCAGCGCTTCCTTGAGAGGAACCGAGCAGCAGCCTCCCGCTGCCGACAGAAGCGGAAGGTCTGGGTCTGCTCCCTGGAGAAGAAGGCTGAGGACCTGGCCAACATgaatgtctctctcactgtgagtCACCACAACATTTCTTGACTCGCACTCCAAAACCTTTCAGACTCCCTTCatactccccccccaccaccgcaCACGAAACAATCCAACAATGTTGCCGAAAGTACTTCCATCGCGACACTTTTGCATAGTAGACACTGGCAAAAAGAGCGATGGTAAATGTTTGTTCGCAaagatgtttgtgtgagttgtACAGTATGTCTGAGGTGAAGTTTTATGATGGTGCGTGCCATGTCTTTCAGAATGAAGTGGGTTTGCTGAGGAACGAGGTGACCCAACTGAAGCAGCTTCTTCTGGCTCACAAAGACTGTCCTGTCACTGCCATGCAGAAAAAGGCTGCTTATCTCGgtaaacacagagaacacacctgCCAATCCCTCCTTCTATAATCCACTTATCCTATATAATCTAGTTGTATTGTCACCCTCTCATCCTTCTTTTCATTCTTCCATGGATCTGTCGACCAATAGCCTCCAACTCATTCATCTAATCTATTGCCTGCTCACTCACCTCTCTTTAAGGGtgaatgtttctctctctgtctgtagctgcagggggagaggagagttctAGGGACCCGTCTGAGCCCACAGGCTCTCCCGCAGCAGTCATCCAGCATGGGCCTTCCACCCCCGCCCTCAGCCCACAGGCCACCATCAACGGGCTGAGTGTCCGGGCTGCAGAGGCTGTTGCCATGTCAGTCTTGGCTGGAATGGGTGCGGGCCAGCCGGGTGGGGTTGTCATGGCTACACAGTCTCAGCCAACCCCCAGATGATGTGCAGGCACAGGGAGTCAATAAGAACTTATTTGGCTTTTGgaagctggactgggacaactctgtgtgtgtgtgtgtgtgtgtgtgtgtgtgtgtgtgagagagagagagaacaagagggaCCTGATCTGAAGTCTGATATCCCATTTGTTGTTGATAGTACTCCATAGACTCACCCTCTACCCCTTTTAATCATTTTTggatgacctttgacccaggCCTGTTAGGAGAGGGTGCCAGGATTAAGTGGTGGACCACTTATCATAGCCACAGACTGAGACATGCAGTGTTGCCATCCTCCATTCTCTCCTACTGCCCCCCTCACACCCATAGTCACTGAACAGACTAGTAGTGAAGCTGCCTCAGTCCCCTCATCTCTGACAGAGCCCTGCTTGGAGACTGAAGCGCTGTCATCGCTTGGGAACAGTACTGTACGAGTGTATATAGTTAACAACTAGCCTCTTACATTTATACCCACGCACACAAAATGTCATTGACTCCCCACCCcgaaacacacaggcactcttAAACTCAGTTGTGATTGTCCCATATTGAGTTGTTCTTCGTTGAGTTGTGCAGCTATCGGTTAACAATCCTTGATACACAGAACACCCCTTTTACACATGTTTAGGGCTGGATAAGTATGAGATATTGTGAGATACATGCATATATTTTCCCTTTGTCAATGTGTGAGCCAAAGTTACACTGCAATGTCTGGCCTTTTTAACCTCTTTGGAAGTGATGTCATAATTATGCATTTTGacaatgtgtatgaatcccTAATTGACTGCATGGATTAGTGGACACTGATGAATACCACTGTTTGCTTGTGTCTGGTCATAGTCTTTCTGTTTAACGGTTTGCCGGTCTGTCACTCTGGAGTGATGTCTATTGATTGATGCAAACAccaacctttttttaaatgtgaggATTCTTTCCTCTTAGTCCTAATGTAACAAACTTGAAATGGTTAGTTTTAGATTCTACTTTACATAGTAAAATCAACAAATTCATTCTGTTATAAAATTATTGACCAAGGCTAAACTAAGTTGAGGAAAAAGTAGTgcaatatatttttatatttgaaTCTATCAATATCCATGTTCCTGCATTTACTGAAATGTATGTATAGAAGTAATTAGCGTAAGCTTCGTATTCAGTTGCTAACTAATGACATTTAGATGATCAGAGGAAATGTAAACATGATGTATTCTAGTGACATTTGTGGTTAGAGGATATCTACAGGGAATTCTACATGCCCTTGTCTTGGGTGCTCTGTAACAGTTCAACTCTATTTCATGGAGTATATCAGTAAAGTCACTTCCTTTTGAATATTTTAATTCATGAAATGCAGTGATGTGATTGTGTTTTATACCACATATATATTGCTTTGAGGAGTATCATATTGTTTATTTCTCCttgtaaaccttttttttttttgtaagtcaTTGTGAATGTTCATTTAGTTGTTTTCTGTCGTTAGGCTTCTCGGATCATGTTTCACCATTTTCCTTTAATTTGTCAAGAATCCTTTCATCTTTACTCAGAGAACCCCAGATGTTGAGTTCTACAATGAAGCAGAATTGGTTTCCACAGATACATAAATGTTTGCTTTTTTATAATTCCACCTCAAGGCAGGTGCAATCAACTGTATAGTCTCAAATAATGAATAAACTCGGGCAAATAAGTTAATTGAGAAAACTTGGGTGCTACATTTATTTGATGCCTTTGAAAACTATCACTGTACAATTGGTGATTTTTTGTCGTTAGTATTTCTGTTACCACAGCCATATTAGTTACCACGCAGTTGCCACCAGAGGGAGCAGAAAGTCTACTGTATTCAATGACCCAGTCAGAACAATTAACATCAGACATGGTCATGTGACGGATTCCTTTGGTGAGTTGTTCATCTCCCACAGTTATGGCGGTGTCGGGGAGTAGGAAAGATGGCAAACAATCCACTTCTTGATTTGTATCTTTCTCGTTGGCTTTGAGACGTGTCATCACTTTTCCCCTCGTTGCAATAAATATTCGTGTTATTCATCCAACGATGGCGGACCGAGGCGTGGACATGTCGGCGCTACCTAAGGAGGTCAGGGACCAGTTGGCGGAGTTGGATTTGGAGCTCTCCGAAGGTAAGGTTATCATATAATCAACACAGAGAAGAAAATCCAGAAACCAAATCTGCGTTTGCGTTCCATAGCCTGGTAACGCTCTTGTGGTGTCCCGCATAAACAGCTACAAACACCGTCCCGTCAGTGATGAGGGGACTGCAGTAGACCCACAGTACAGTATTATAGCCTCCACTGGCACGACTCGCTCGCCCTGCTGTTCGCTGAGATGAAAACACTGACCTCCTTTTTTTGTAATTTTGATTATCAGATCTATAGGCCTAATGAAGATAAGTCTCAGTTTTGGACTGCTATTTTTACCATCTTAAACGTCCGGTATAGTTGAGTAAGTTATACTAAAATACCAGGTGATTTACTGAATATGGATGATGGGTTACTTGGAAGTTTTTCTTAAATTCGTATACAAGTTGCTTGTGTTTAGCTGAGTTAGCAAGCGTGGTGTGTTACTTATTCTGAAGACTTTGGTAGAGAAGCCCCCATGTAAAACATCAAAGAGCTATCCGGTAGCTACTGTACAGGCTTCTCTCCTGTCAAGGAAAATGGGTCAAGTTTCTTCCTCATCACTGTGATGTTGATGTTTATGTCCCCTGTTATCCTTCTGGGGAAAATATGCTTTCATCGTGATATACAAATACACCAACTATTTTACTTTGTATATACCAAAACGTGTGCAGATGCTGTTTGATGAACGCCTATAATATTTAAAGAAAGTGAATCTTATGGTGTTATGCAAGTCTTCTGGGTGAATCACAGTATGGCTGGAGCTGTGCCTTGCGATCCCTTGAGCCTGGGGGTGGATGAGTAATATTATGTTTTgtttggtagagagagagagagagagagagagagagagagagagagagagagaatgtatggCTGTTTAGTCACTGTTACCATCTGTGATcgattctcttcctctctattgaGCCTACATTGAGTGATGTAGTTCCATTCACACCCTGCCTCTTCTCAGCTTACACCTGAAACTCAGGTGGCAAACACACTTAGGTCTACCTGATACTGCCATCTCTGTAACACATGAGACACACTCTTTTGTTACCAAATACTATCAGCCTGAAGAGCTTATTGTAGATTTCTATAGTTTTAACTGCATAATGTCAATATGCTACTGCAGTATTACTCCCCAACAACTTTACTGAACAGCCATAGGACATGCTAGTGAGTAAAAGGCACGATAGGTATCTTATAACATGAGTGGAACAGGTGCACTTTGAGACTGGCCTATCCTCTGCAcactgccaaacacacacttacacagtggCTGCTTTGAGCTGACTCCGTTAAACTTGCTCCTTGTCTTTATTATTGCAAGAAAATACATATTTAAGTCGTTTTACGAGTCATGCATGAACATGTGCAGTGGATTGTTCTGAGGCACCACAGAGCTCTTGTGAACGCTGGAAGCCTAACCCTCGACACACTCTTTCCTCAGCTTAGATGAATGTGTGTCCTGGTTTATAATAGAGAGCAATTTCCAATGTGATAATGAGCATTGAGAGAGGTGAGAAGAGGGTGAGAAgagaaaggtggagagggaaggagtggaTGGAAGACACATGGCAGAGAGATGattggagggtggagagggggatgggaaaAAAGGAAGACACTGTTTTCTATATGATATTCTATTCATCTATACATTTGATAAATCGAAATGAATctaaatattttaaaataaaatctGCTTTGCAGAAAATGTTGAGTTGTGGCTTTAATCCTATGTCAGGCTTTAGGCTCCTGGTGTCACATGCCAGTACCATTCTTATGTTCTGGATTTATCCGACATTGTATTGGACAGAGAAGTTGCTTTTCACAGCCTTTCATCCCAGAGCTAACCCTGCTGCACCATCTTGTGCCATGGCATTTAACACCACTGATTGATTTACTGTACAGCTATGTAGGCTACAACATGACCAGATGGCCTGACTGAGGCAGACATGATTGTAGTTTACTAGAGCAGCAATATTTGTAGTTCATCCAGGCTGCTCATCCTGCTGGGGAGTAGTCTGAAGGGCAGAGCTGCGTAGATGTCAGTTGGTGCTCTGTGACTCAACAGTAGTGTTAGCCTTCGAGGGCAACCTTCAGTCTGTTGGCTTTCAGAGCTGAAAAAA
The window above is part of the Osmerus mordax isolate fOsmMor3 chromosome 1, fOsmMor3.pri, whole genome shotgun sequence genome. Proteins encoded here:
- the atf7b gene encoding cyclic AMP-dependent transcription factor ATF-7b isoform X1, yielding MSVSSCEMGDDRPFVCTAPGCGQRFTNEDHLSVHKHKHEMTLKFGPARTDSVIIADQTPTPTRFLKNCEEVGLFNELASSFEQEFRKAHEDDQRSKNPLPAPQVPPLQTPSEVKEEDDGPLEVDSSPPGSPDSTSSMSDSSKEPMETPPKPVVSSAPTPTIVRPGSLPLHLGYDPLHPTLPSPTSVITQTPPSNRQLSSPTGSYPLVMHLPNGQTVPLLPSPVQMPSVISLARPLNMVPNIPGIPGPPISGTSSGSSSPSGYSLHSDAKMRLKAVLTQQNGAGGGTGSSPAVPQRHEHSQQPTQHSDAPSPAQPQVSPAQPTGGRRRRGAETDPDERRQRFLERNRAAASRCRQKRKVWVCSLEKKAEDLANMNVSLTNEVGLLRNEVTQLKQLLLAHKDCPVTAMQKKAAYLAAGGEESSRDPSEPTGSPAAVIQHGPSTPALSPQATINGLSVRAAEAVAMSVLAGMGAGQPGGVVMATQSQPTPR